In the Sandaracinus amylolyticus genome, GTCGTAGCGCGTGCGTGAGAGGTTCCGGGTCGCTCGCGGCCCTCTTCGGTGACTGCGGTCGATGCAGGCGCGAGCGCGCCGCGTCACGCGTCGTCCGAGGAGGACCATGTCGATCCGAGACGCACGTTCGCTCGAAGAAGGCACCGATCTGTCCGCCGACGTCTGCATCGTCGGCGCGGGCGCCGCGGGGATCACGATCGCGCTCGAGCTGCTCGGTCGCGGGCGCTCGGTGCTGCTGCTCGAGAGCGGCGCGATGGATCTCGAGCCATCGACGCAGGCGCTCTACGACGGATCGATGAGCGGCATCCGCACGTTCCGCCTCGACGATCATCGGTGGCGCCACTTCGGCGGATCGACGAATCGATGGGCGGGCTGGTGCATGCCGCTGCTCGCGGAGGACTTCACCGCGCGCGCTCACGTTCCGCTGAGCGGGTGGCCGATCGGGCTCGACGATCTCGCGCCGTACTACGAGCGCGCGCAGGAGCGCGTGGAGATCGGCGACGAGTGGTCGCCCGAGCGCCTCGCCGCGAGCGCGGGACGAGCGCTGCTTCCCTCGCCGGGCGGGAGCCTCGCGACGCGCGTGTTCCGCTACAGCCCACCGACCCGCTTCGGTCGCAAGTACCGGCTACTGCTCGAAGACTCGGCGCAGACCGACGTGCTGATGCACGCGAACGTCGTCGGCATCGAGCTCGACGGCACGCGTGTGTCGCGGCTCTCGTGCGCGGCGCTCGGCGGGCCGCGCTTCTCGGTCGAGGCGGACGCGTACGTGCTCGCGATGGGCGGGCTCGAGAACGCGCGCATGCTGCTCGCGTCGCGCGTCGCGAACGAGAG is a window encoding:
- a CDS encoding FAD-dependent oxidoreductase — protein: MSIRDARSLEEGTDLSADVCIVGAGAAGITIALELLGRGRSVLLLESGAMDLEPSTQALYDGSMSGIRTFRLDDHRWRHFGGSTNRWAGWCMPLLAEDFTARAHVPLSGWPIGLDDLAPYYERAQERVEIGDEWSPERLAASAGRALLPSPGGSLATRVFRYSPPTRFGRKYRLLLEDSAQTDVLMHANVVGIELDGTRVSRLSCAALGGPRFSVEADAYVLAMGGLENARMLLASRVANESGWVGRCFMEHPHLYDSAAWLELGGTDVGFYADTLATEAGDEIRGVLALSREVREVEGLLDFTITLREQDVGAETGEVRGEDVAALWRGAGDARLFRMTLRAEQSPYEESRVTLRDDVDALGVPRLDLRWQVRDDDLRAYRRAMEILGRELGAAGLGRVWTPRDDEGRFADEIAPGGHHMGTTRMSADAAQGVVDADCRCHEVEDLYVAGSSVFTTGGSANPTLTIVALAARLADHLAGGAS